One Halosegnis longus DNA window includes the following coding sequences:
- a CDS encoding sensor histidine kinase, whose protein sequence is MSESELPDDDEQLRRFLELALETGRMNGAHVDAELRHKWVHDSAIEPPTAEPLGKTDAELFSAEIAEPAMRIKEDAIDTEARVEREFTSIKPEGQRRYRGAAEPLYDDDGEVDGAMFAAADISDRYRFLRRTTDAVYTVDTDWKVTFWSDRMAKRTGTDPEEVIGENLWVVFGDEISDDLETKLREVMDSGEPAEFEHYLPEPFDYWVEIRVFADEHGLSVYARDISERKAYEERLKRQRDTLDVLNGVLSHDIRNDLQLVTAYTEMIAEHIPEEHDSHVEIIRERAQHAVELTKSASDISNVLFAESEERKRVGLRPLLTAEIDNVRASYPDAAILVDGQIDEVTVLADEMLASVFRNLLKNAIQHNDKPVPEVHVAVEERPEEVVVSIADNGPGVADAHKETIFGKGEKGLGSSGTGIGLYLVNMLVDRYGGEIQVTDNDPEGAVFRLTLPKIAQQERTDA, encoded by the coding sequence ATGAGCGAGTCGGAACTCCCGGACGACGACGAACAGCTCCGTCGGTTTCTCGAGTTGGCGCTCGAAACGGGCCGGATGAACGGCGCACACGTCGATGCTGAACTCCGCCACAAGTGGGTCCACGACTCGGCAATCGAGCCACCCACCGCAGAGCCGCTCGGAAAGACCGACGCCGAACTGTTCTCGGCTGAAATCGCCGAGCCGGCGATGCGTATCAAGGAGGATGCCATCGACACGGAAGCACGCGTCGAGCGGGAGTTCACCTCGATTAAGCCGGAGGGGCAGCGTCGGTATCGGGGGGCCGCCGAGCCGCTGTACGACGACGACGGCGAGGTCGACGGTGCGATGTTCGCCGCCGCCGATATCTCGGACCGCTACCGCTTTCTCAGACGAACCACCGACGCGGTGTACACCGTCGACACCGACTGGAAGGTAACGTTCTGGAGCGACCGGATGGCGAAACGCACGGGTACTGACCCGGAGGAAGTCATCGGAGAGAATCTCTGGGTGGTGTTCGGCGACGAGATTTCCGACGACCTCGAAACCAAGCTCCGTGAGGTGATGGATTCGGGTGAGCCAGCAGAGTTCGAGCATTATCTCCCCGAGCCGTTCGACTACTGGGTCGAGATACGCGTCTTCGCCGACGAGCACGGACTCTCGGTGTACGCCCGCGACATCTCCGAGCGGAAAGCCTACGAGGAGCGACTCAAGCGCCAGCGCGACACCCTCGACGTGTTGAACGGCGTCCTCAGCCACGACATCCGAAATGACCTCCAGTTGGTGACCGCCTACACCGAGATGATCGCAGAGCACATCCCCGAGGAACACGACTCACACGTCGAGATCATCCGCGAGCGGGCACAACACGCCGTCGAACTCACCAAGAGCGCGTCGGACATCTCGAACGTGCTGTTTGCCGAAAGCGAGGAGCGAAAGCGGGTTGGACTCCGGCCGCTGTTGACGGCGGAAATCGACAACGTCCGGGCCTCGTACCCCGACGCGGCCATCCTTGTGGACGGACAGATCGACGAGGTGACCGTGCTGGCCGACGAGATGCTGGCGTCGGTGTTCCGGAATCTGTTGAAAAACGCCATCCAGCACAACGACAAGCCAGTGCCGGAGGTGCACGTCGCGGTCGAAGAACGGCCGGAGGAGGTCGTCGTCAGCATCGCGGACAACGGGCCCGGCGTCGCCGACGCACACAAGGAGACGATTTTCGGCAAGGGCGAGAAGGGGTTGGGAAGCAGCGGCACCGGCATCGGGCTGTACCTCGTCAACATGCTCGTCGACCGGTACGGCGGCGAGATTCAGGTCACCGACAACGACCCCGAGGGGGCGGTGTTCCGGTTGACGCTCCCGAAGATTGCCCAACAGGAGCGTACCGACGCCTGA
- a CDS encoding DUF7344 domain-containing protein, whose translation MFPQSTLTEPEIYGVLSNPRRRETLAALWDAETTYTLRALSERLATAESGLDPAPRALRESVYNALHQTHLPKMDALGLVAYDGDRKTVTALPASRRLTPYMDVVTRAGITWGEYYRALGLVGLFATTTTLADVPLLGAVDPLIPATVFLGLFAVSTAYQLTGGRVRWWLTRALRR comes from the coding sequence GTGTTCCCACAGTCGACGCTGACCGAGCCAGAAATCTACGGTGTGTTGAGCAATCCCCGCCGTCGCGAGACGCTCGCGGCGTTGTGGGACGCGGAGACGACATACACCCTCCGGGCGCTCTCGGAGAGACTCGCGACCGCGGAGTCGGGACTCGACCCCGCCCCGCGCGCGCTGCGCGAGAGCGTCTACAACGCGCTCCACCAGACCCATCTGCCGAAGATGGACGCGCTTGGACTCGTCGCGTACGACGGCGACCGGAAAACCGTCACCGCGCTCCCGGCGTCGCGCCGACTCACTCCGTACATGGATGTCGTGACGCGGGCCGGCATCACGTGGGGGGAGTATTATCGGGCGCTCGGACTCGTCGGGCTGTTCGCCACGACGACCACGCTGGCCGACGTGCCCCTGCTCGGGGCCGTCGACCCACTGATTCCGGCGACGGTATTTCTCGGGCTGTTCGCCGTCTCAACGGCGTATCAACTCACCGGCGGGCGCGTGCGATGGTGGCTCACGCGCGCTCTGCGACGGTGA
- a CDS encoding SipW-dependent-type signal peptide-containing protein codes for MTSDDNQPQLYRLSRRNVLAGLGTIGLASAGAGLGTSAFFSDEESFEDNTLTAGSLDLRVQYEASYDSDGAVQNLADSAMGTQDGTPASTFYNLDDVKPGDSGHVEFCFDIVDNPAYVWACADYSEAENGMSEPEMDVDQTPDEGELADSIEAELVYCDEDGEPIQNGEIVSGSLAEVLDAIRFGAALDGDGVPNVPGEQSPHDTPMTPQGEATYVTGACICLFWEIPYETVGNEIQTDSLSMNFEFHALQSRHNDGTTNPCLDGTTTVQYDNDWKGQTLGNPTDGSVTTDVAFGPDNVGIRFTFEDDGDGVDFLDTADYSSTNLPVVIDGDADGTHDFQLIWQPNAGFPDAPFGYQENNGGSYSATTALPAGFSAAKNGNEIVFTVPRTEISSTFRLLAYGSTGGEGPIAEVNTDPALGPDFYNSSNAVSFSE; via the coding sequence ATGACATCCGACGACAACCAACCACAGCTGTACCGACTCTCGCGCCGCAACGTCCTCGCTGGTCTCGGGACCATCGGGCTCGCGTCCGCAGGCGCAGGTCTCGGCACCTCCGCGTTCTTCTCCGATGAGGAGAGCTTCGAGGACAACACCCTGACGGCAGGGTCACTCGACCTCCGCGTCCAGTACGAGGCTAGCTACGACAGTGACGGCGCAGTCCAGAACCTCGCCGACAGCGCGATGGGCACGCAGGACGGCACCCCTGCTTCTACGTTCTATAATCTCGACGACGTGAAGCCGGGCGACTCCGGCCATGTCGAGTTCTGCTTCGACATCGTGGACAACCCCGCGTACGTGTGGGCGTGTGCAGACTACTCCGAAGCCGAGAACGGCATGAGCGAACCCGAGATGGATGTCGACCAGACGCCCGACGAGGGTGAGCTGGCCGACAGCATCGAGGCCGAGCTCGTCTACTGTGATGAGGACGGCGAACCAATCCAGAACGGCGAAATCGTCTCCGGCTCGCTCGCCGAGGTTCTGGACGCGATCCGCTTCGGTGCCGCACTCGACGGTGACGGTGTCCCCAACGTGCCCGGCGAACAGTCGCCCCACGACACCCCGATGACGCCTCAGGGAGAGGCAACCTACGTGACCGGCGCGTGCATCTGTCTCTTCTGGGAGATCCCCTACGAGACCGTCGGCAACGAAATCCAGACCGACTCGCTGAGCATGAACTTCGAGTTCCACGCGCTGCAGTCGCGACACAACGACGGCACGACGAACCCATGTCTCGACGGCACGACCACCGTCCAGTACGACAACGACTGGAAGGGCCAGACGCTCGGTAACCCGACCGACGGTAGCGTCACCACCGACGTGGCCTTCGGTCCCGACAACGTCGGCATCCGATTCACGTTCGAGGATGACGGCGATGGTGTTGATTTCCTCGACACCGCCGACTACTCCAGCACGAACCTCCCGGTCGTAATCGACGGGGACGCCGACGGTACCCACGACTTCCAGCTCATCTGGCAGCCGAACGCCGGCTTCCCGGACGCACCGTTCGGCTACCAAGAGAACAACGGTGGTAGCTACTCCGCGACGACGGCTCTCCCGGCCGGCTTCTCGGCTGCGAAGAACGGGAACGAAATCGTGTTCACTGTCCCGCGTACTGAGATTTCCTCGACGTTCCGGCTCCTCGCGTACGGTTCGACCGGTGGCGAGGGACCAATCGCAGAGGTCAACACCGACCCCGCGCTCGGGCCTGACTTCTACAACAGCAGCAACGCCGTGTCGTTCAGCGAATAA
- a CDS encoding vWA domain-containing protein, whose product MTNDQEPQLYRLSRRNVLAGLGTIGLASAGAGLGTSAFFSDEEEFVDNTLVAGELDLLVDWQQTYDFGDGHQFVNAHPDHDGDGEQSVDIDGAVSKYSDFPDTEDPDSNGANLPVLDCDNIPPLTEADFGTDPVTGEDMETLVQFTDVKPGDSGEVTFSLHLCDNPGYVWMQANNISETGGAGTEPELIVDPDNLGDLGDAIQATLWYDEDCDNVYDAARPVDIMLTLDFSGSMLYNQYGGVISNDDIQIDGFTYDETTKIDLVELGTRQFVNYLQAQNADVQVGVAYFDGEGSDDTEPRTGVLQPLTNDLSVVDGALSDLRQKLANLVTGSGPNSTPSDGDGNPDPFSNASGIATGTYIGEGVDDAQAELASNGRTSAEKRNIVLSDGESFNGTGSTQFSSPTAAADNARLGSSSGGVDPETSLYTISVGSANDAVLQSMAGAAGDVTGDDATFFSDVDDPLNIPTVFGNLAAQTVEEKVIMEDSLTNVLAELADGNGIPLDGNRATIYDELADPADDADRDAFRGDGVMHCVALEWELPFEVGNEVQGDTLGFDIGFYTEQERHNDGSGPANTPA is encoded by the coding sequence ATGACAAACGATCAGGAACCACAACTGTACCGCCTCTCGCGCCGGAACGTTCTGGCGGGCCTCGGGACCATCGGCCTCGCCTCGGCTGGCGCAGGCCTCGGCACCTCGGCATTCTTCTCCGACGAGGAGGAGTTCGTCGACAACACCCTCGTTGCTGGCGAGCTCGACCTGCTCGTCGACTGGCAACAGACCTACGACTTCGGCGACGGCCACCAGTTCGTCAACGCTCACCCGGACCACGACGGCGACGGCGAGCAATCCGTCGATATCGACGGCGCTGTCAGCAAGTACAGCGACTTCCCGGACACGGAAGACCCAGACAGCAACGGTGCGAACCTCCCCGTCCTCGACTGTGACAACATTCCGCCCCTCACCGAGGCCGACTTCGGTACGGACCCCGTGACGGGCGAAGACATGGAGACGCTGGTCCAGTTCACGGACGTGAAGCCCGGTGACTCCGGCGAAGTCACCTTCTCGCTCCATCTCTGTGACAACCCCGGCTACGTCTGGATGCAGGCGAACAACATTTCTGAGACTGGTGGCGCTGGCACCGAGCCGGAGCTCATCGTCGACCCGGACAACCTCGGTGACCTCGGCGACGCGATTCAGGCGACCCTCTGGTACGACGAGGACTGTGACAACGTCTACGACGCGGCACGGCCGGTCGATATCATGCTGACGCTGGACTTCTCCGGCTCCATGCTGTACAATCAGTACGGCGGCGTCATCAGCAACGACGACATCCAGATTGACGGATTCACCTACGACGAGACGACGAAGATCGACCTCGTCGAACTCGGCACCCGGCAGTTCGTCAACTACCTGCAGGCGCAAAACGCCGACGTGCAGGTCGGTGTCGCCTACTTCGACGGCGAAGGCAGCGACGACACCGAACCCCGGACTGGCGTGCTCCAGCCGCTGACGAACGATCTCTCGGTTGTCGATGGCGCACTCTCGGACCTTCGACAGAAGCTCGCCAACCTCGTAACCGGTTCCGGCCCGAACTCGACGCCATCCGACGGCGACGGCAACCCGGACCCGTTCTCGAACGCGAGCGGTATCGCGACGGGCACCTACATCGGCGAGGGTGTCGACGACGCGCAGGCGGAACTCGCAAGCAACGGTCGCACCAGCGCCGAAAAGCGGAACATCGTCCTCTCTGACGGTGAGTCGTTCAACGGCACCGGCTCGACGCAGTTCTCCTCACCCACGGCAGCGGCCGACAACGCACGACTCGGCAGCTCCAGTGGCGGCGTTGACCCGGAGACCAGCCTCTACACCATCTCGGTCGGCAGCGCGAACGATGCGGTGCTCCAGTCGATGGCCGGCGCGGCCGGTGACGTGACCGGCGACGACGCCACGTTCTTCAGCGACGTTGACGACCCGCTGAACATCCCGACTGTGTTCGGGAACCTCGCGGCCCAGACCGTCGAGGAGAAGGTCATCATGGAGGATTCGCTGACGAACGTGCTGGCGGAACTCGCAGACGGCAACGGTATCCCGCTCGACGGGAACCGCGCGACCATCTACGACGAACTCGCGGACCCGGCCGACGACGCCGACCGCGATGCCTTCCGCGGCGATGGCGTGATGCACTGTGTCGCGCTCGAGTGGGAGCTCCCCTTCGAGGTCGGGAACGAAGTGCAGGGCGACACGCTCGGCTTCGATATCGGCTTCTACACCGAACAGGAGCGGCACAACGACGGCTCTGGCCCGGCGAATACGCCGGCCTGA
- a CDS encoding signal peptidase I, whose amino-acid sequence MSDSPMRRGIAVAVTLALVVAVVPFVLFAVPGLVGAEHAFVVLSGSMEPALSPGDIVFVDADAAIATGDVITYAGGDVPITHRVIDTVDGGYLTQGDANEDPDSGVVAADTVLGEVAFSIPVVGRVVLWANTSLGYLALVVVPLFLLVANELFEWARRGDDEESDADAPIPAIRPIDDSPSTQPTQTPEPSDSGMVAVALVDLKLTVLALGILLAYAAWNIRAEFGLTGAPDPISVGAATAGLVGILFTGWVTFTAWRTARVSMPTPVAQTDGGVEVDDE is encoded by the coding sequence GTGAGCGATAGCCCGATGCGGCGGGGAATCGCCGTTGCGGTGACGCTCGCGTTGGTCGTCGCCGTCGTCCCGTTCGTGCTGTTCGCCGTCCCGGGGCTCGTGGGCGCGGAACACGCCTTCGTCGTGCTCTCGGGGAGCATGGAGCCGGCGCTCTCGCCGGGGGATATCGTCTTCGTCGACGCCGACGCGGCCATCGCGACGGGTGACGTCATCACCTACGCCGGCGGCGACGTACCAATCACGCACCGCGTCATCGACACGGTCGACGGTGGCTACCTGACCCAGGGTGATGCCAACGAGGATCCCGATTCGGGCGTCGTCGCTGCCGACACCGTGCTCGGTGAGGTAGCGTTCTCGATTCCGGTCGTCGGGCGTGTCGTCCTCTGGGCGAACACCTCGCTCGGCTACCTCGCGCTCGTGGTGGTCCCGCTGTTCCTGCTCGTCGCGAACGAGCTGTTCGAGTGGGCGCGCCGCGGTGACGACGAGGAGTCCGACGCAGACGCACCGATTCCGGCGATTCGTCCAATCGACGACTCCCCGTCGACACAGCCGACCCAAACTCCAGAGCCCTCCGACTCCGGAATGGTCGCGGTCGCGCTCGTGGACCTGAAGCTGACGGTGCTCGCGTTAGGGATACTGCTGGCGTACGCGGCGTGGAACATCCGCGCCGAGTTCGGTCTCACCGGCGCGCCGGACCCGATTTCGGTCGGGGCCGCGACCGCTGGACTGGTCGGCATCCTGTTCACCGGCTGGGTGACGTTCACCGCGTGGCGGACCGCGCGGGTGTCGATGCCGACGCCGGTCGCACAGACCGACGGCGGCGTGGAGGTGGACGATGAGTAG
- a CDS encoding protein-tyrosine phosphatase family protein: MDEQAGLALVEVEPKLFLGNVYSAKEGHDHEFDHVLTVSENAQPLTTDHQPLRDDLTISYEQFEAAVELARERYREEGSLLIHCSAGLSRSVTVMAAMLTAEGVYPSFEHAVAKIQQSQPEAYPNPALLEQAEQYLGRNIEQSVVHHGR; this comes from the coding sequence ATGGACGAACAGGCGGGGCTGGCGCTCGTGGAAGTCGAGCCGAAACTGTTTCTGGGCAACGTCTACTCCGCGAAGGAGGGCCACGACCACGAGTTCGACCACGTGCTGACGGTCAGCGAGAACGCACAGCCGCTCACGACCGACCACCAGCCGCTACGGGATGATCTGACGATCTCGTACGAGCAGTTCGAGGCGGCCGTCGAACTCGCACGCGAGCGCTACCGCGAGGAGGGGTCGCTGCTCATCCACTGTTCGGCCGGGCTCTCCCGGAGCGTGACCGTCATGGCGGCGATGCTCACCGCAGAGGGCGTGTATCCGTCCTTCGAGCACGCGGTCGCGAAGATACAACAGTCACAGCCGGAGGCGTATCCGAACCCCGCGCTGTTAGAACAGGCCGAGCAGTATCTGGGCCGAAACATCGAGCAGTCGGTCGTTCACCACGGTCGCTGA
- a CDS encoding DUF7858 family protein, protein MSLDDIAAGLAVTTTQSERGVAVADRTETPLVERLEPVADDLPCTPAAAATLVESYADGASIGDAARAANVAAVTAAKTLHLFGEDTSPLGPTGRDIVRDWLDARISRTDAKTLTKTDDDAFALAVYVETHDPLPVAETALDSLLAVEQADPLSDARSGLTDLG, encoded by the coding sequence ATGAGTCTCGACGACATCGCCGCTGGTCTGGCGGTGACGACCACCCAGTCCGAGCGCGGGGTCGCCGTCGCCGACCGGACGGAGACGCCGCTGGTCGAGCGGCTAGAACCGGTCGCCGACGACCTGCCGTGTACGCCCGCCGCGGCCGCGACGCTCGTAGAGTCGTACGCCGACGGCGCGAGCATCGGCGACGCCGCTCGCGCCGCCAACGTCGCCGCGGTGACGGCGGCGAAGACGCTCCACCTGTTCGGCGAGGACACCTCGCCGCTCGGTCCGACCGGGCGAGACATCGTCCGCGACTGGCTCGACGCGAGGATTTCGCGGACCGACGCGAAGACGCTCACCAAGACCGACGACGACGCGTTCGCGCTCGCCGTGTACGTCGAGACGCACGACCCGCTGCCGGTCGCGGAGACTGCCCTCGACAGTCTGCTCGCCGTCGAGCAGGCCGACCCGCTCTCGGACGCGCGCTCGGGGCTGACCGACCTCGGATAG
- a CDS encoding HIT family protein, translating to MSDDCIFCQIIDGDIPARTVYETDQTLAFLDANPLAEGHTLVIPKTHAGQLQDLDDETATAVYETLHRLVPVVEETVGADGSNVAFNNGPAAGQEIPHVHGHIIPRFDGDGGRPVHAVAGSPPELSDEDLDTIAAEIESNA from the coding sequence ATGAGCGACGACTGCATCTTCTGTCAGATCATCGACGGCGACATCCCCGCACGCACCGTCTACGAGACCGACCAGACGCTCGCGTTCCTCGACGCGAACCCGCTTGCCGAGGGTCACACCCTCGTCATCCCGAAGACGCACGCGGGACAGCTACAGGACCTCGACGACGAGACCGCGACCGCGGTGTACGAGACGCTCCACCGACTCGTCCCGGTGGTCGAAGAGACGGTCGGCGCGGACGGCTCGAACGTCGCGTTCAACAACGGCCCCGCCGCCGGCCAGGAGATTCCACACGTCCACGGCCACATCATCCCGCGGTTCGATGGCGACGGCGGCCGGCCGGTGCACGCTGTCGCCGGCAGCCCGCCGGAGCTGAGCGACGAGGACCTCGACACCATCGCGGCCGAAATCGAGTCGAACGCGTAA
- a CDS encoding MFS transporter, whose translation MPRRRRLLMWSLLAGAFLLVNFHRTATGVLASSLAVAFDTTGTELGVLHSSFFYIYAALQLPAGLLVDRYGSRRAATASLVVMTVGVGWFATAGSFPAAFLARGLIGLGGSTIYIATLAFLASWFRPDAYATMTGLTIAASGIGGVLATTPLAYAIGAVGWRSSILAAGVVGGLLAGAVWAVVRDSPPSEAADRDPPEAREVLANTRTVLGEVETWLMGALLFLAIGMNFTVLGLWGVPFVADVYEVSVQTASLFVLVGNVGTILGSPVFGVLSDRLGSRTPLMILGGAAGVVVYLTLATVPPLPVVGVALFLALFANGSVTLAFTVAKEQHAPGVSGTATGVINSLGYFGAAVFPAVMGAILDAYWTGETVGGAPTYTVAGYRVAFLVGAGAALLAMLVAVALHYRVSRDGRAA comes from the coding sequence ATGCCCCGTCGCCGCCGACTCCTGATGTGGTCGTTGCTCGCGGGAGCGTTCCTGCTCGTCAACTTCCACCGGACGGCAACAGGCGTGTTGGCGTCGAGTCTCGCCGTCGCCTTCGACACCACCGGCACCGAACTCGGCGTGCTCCACTCGTCGTTCTTCTACATCTACGCCGCGCTTCAACTACCGGCGGGGCTGCTCGTGGACCGCTACGGCTCCCGGCGGGCGGCGACGGCGAGTCTCGTCGTGATGACCGTCGGCGTCGGCTGGTTCGCGACCGCCGGCTCGTTTCCGGCCGCGTTTCTCGCCCGCGGACTCATCGGCCTCGGCGGAAGCACCATCTACATCGCGACGCTCGCCTTTCTCGCCTCGTGGTTCCGCCCCGACGCGTACGCGACGATGACCGGGCTGACGATTGCGGCCTCCGGTATCGGCGGCGTGCTCGCGACGACGCCCCTCGCCTACGCCATCGGCGCGGTCGGGTGGCGGTCGTCGATTCTCGCCGCGGGCGTCGTCGGTGGACTGCTCGCGGGCGCGGTGTGGGCGGTCGTGCGCGACAGCCCGCCCTCAGAGGCGGCCGACCGCGACCCGCCGGAAGCCCGGGAGGTGCTCGCGAACACCCGGACGGTGCTCGGTGAGGTGGAGACGTGGCTGATGGGCGCACTGTTGTTCCTCGCCATCGGGATGAACTTCACCGTCCTCGGGCTGTGGGGCGTCCCGTTCGTCGCCGACGTGTACGAGGTGTCCGTCCAGACCGCCTCGCTGTTCGTCCTCGTCGGAAACGTCGGGACGATACTCGGCTCGCCCGTGTTCGGGGTGCTTTCCGACCGCCTCGGCTCCCGCACGCCGCTGATGATTCTCGGGGGCGCGGCCGGCGTCGTGGTGTATCTCACCCTCGCGACGGTGCCGCCGCTCCCGGTCGTCGGCGTCGCGCTCTTTCTCGCGTTGTTCGCCAACGGCTCCGTGACGCTCGCGTTCACCGTCGCGAAGGAGCAACACGCGCCCGGCGTCAGCGGGACGGCGACGGGTGTCATCAACAGTCTCGGCTACTTCGGTGCGGCCGTCTTTCCGGCCGTGATGGGCGCAATCCTCGATGCCTACTGGACGGGTGAGACGGTCGGCGGCGCGCCCACCTACACCGTCGCCGGCTACCGGGTCGCGTTCCTCGTCGGCGCGGGCGCGGCGCTGCTCGCGATGCTCGTCGCCGTCGCCCTCCACTACCGGGTCAGCCGCGACGGCCGGGCCGCCTGA
- a CDS encoding CPBP family intramembrane glutamic endopeptidase, giving the protein MSGSLVAVRTNERVVATVAVLLLTVGAIALGNLVLLAAGVVAGLTGVELTSLRSVLLSLVALQGVGFIGGGVAYLYWRGAPAVPIALPSLNQWGLVLVGWVAMLAANIVTGIATQLANIPMPQSSITDLALGNPTVIIVLFVASFLIIGPGEDFFFRGVVQGRLREAFGPRAAIALATVTFGLIHVTNFVGSPPISIAATVGRLILVSFVLGGLYEYTDNLAVPVAIHSVYNATLFGLLYIATIYGVEPAFVLL; this is encoded by the coding sequence ATGTCCGGCTCTCTCGTCGCGGTCCGTACGAACGAGCGCGTCGTCGCGACTGTTGCCGTCCTGCTGTTGACCGTCGGCGCAATCGCGCTGGGGAACCTCGTCTTGCTCGCCGCGGGCGTCGTCGCTGGTCTCACGGGGGTCGAACTCACCTCGCTCCGCTCCGTGCTCCTGTCGCTCGTTGCACTCCAGGGCGTCGGCTTCATCGGCGGCGGGGTGGCGTATCTCTACTGGCGGGGCGCGCCGGCCGTCCCGATTGCGCTCCCGTCGCTGAATCAGTGGGGACTCGTCCTCGTCGGCTGGGTCGCGATGCTCGCGGCGAACATCGTCACCGGCATCGCCACACAGCTGGCGAACATCCCGATGCCACAGAGCAGTATCACCGACCTCGCGCTCGGCAATCCGACGGTCATCATCGTCCTCTTCGTCGCCTCCTTCCTCATCATCGGCCCGGGTGAGGACTTCTTCTTCCGCGGTGTCGTGCAGGGGCGACTCCGCGAGGCGTTCGGTCCGAGGGCCGCGATTGCGCTCGCGACCGTCACCTTCGGTCTCATCCACGTCACGAACTTCGTCGGCTCCCCGCCCATCAGCATCGCGGCCACGGTCGGCCGACTCATCCTCGTCTCCTTCGTGCTCGGAGGGCTCTACGAGTACACCGACAACCTCGCCGTCCCGGTCGCGATTCACTCCGTGTACAACGCGACGCTGTTCGGACTCCTGTACATCGCCACTATCTACGGGGTCGAACCGGCGTTCGTCCTGCTGTAA
- a CDS encoding uracil-DNA glycosylase yields MNPSEVSYPDGPANRLADDCRRCPALCDSRERIVWGVGPTDAEVVVVGEAPAAGDPEADRWQGGNLTGKAYTSRASGRAVRALVADAGADPAYYTNAVKCHPEGNRDPTDDEREHCRSWLARELRDIDPDVILPTGKHATLSVFALADESLDGFLDAVLEPRATPYGTVIPLLHPSYQAVWLSRLGYTRASYVAELRDLL; encoded by the coding sequence GTGAACCCGAGCGAGGTGTCGTACCCCGACGGCCCGGCGAACCGACTGGCCGACGACTGCCGGCGGTGTCCGGCGCTGTGTGACTCTCGCGAGCGCATCGTCTGGGGCGTCGGCCCGACCGACGCCGAGGTCGTGGTCGTGGGTGAAGCGCCGGCCGCGGGCGACCCCGAGGCCGACCGCTGGCAGGGCGGGAATCTGACGGGGAAGGCGTACACCTCACGCGCGTCCGGGCGGGCGGTGCGTGCGCTCGTCGCCGATGCGGGGGCGGACCCGGCCTACTACACGAACGCGGTCAAGTGTCACCCCGAGGGGAACCGCGACCCGACGGACGACGAGCGCGAGCACTGCCGGTCGTGGCTGGCGCGTGAACTCCGCGATATCGACCCCGACGTGATTTTGCCGACGGGCAAACACGCGACGCTGTCGGTGTTCGCGCTCGCCGACGAATCGCTCGACGGCTTCCTCGATGCGGTGTTAGAACCGCGGGCGACGCCGTACGGAACCGTGATTCCGTTGCTCCACCCGAGCTATCAGGCGGTGTGGCTGTCGCGACTCGGCTACACGCGGGCGTCGTACGTCGCGGAACTCCGCGACCTGCTGTGA